One window of Chryseobacterium indologenes genomic DNA carries:
- a CDS encoding endonuclease/exonuclease/phosphatase family protein: MKVFRLILFVLHLGILFLLLGTLLNAYVPPKIFPWLNLLSLGFPVLMILYVILTIFWVFSWKKRAFVFMFAGLAFINPVKRWVNYSDKKENSGIKVVSFNTRAGGRGNKEIAPYLKSQNADVLFLQEDAGKDYQFEGYQKANPGGGLTILTKHKIIKQQIIDPQDENVRIPGLQVDIEINGRIYRFIDVYLNPFRFEKDMVKLNGNTDTNEQKIKDVVKRLIPTFKKHQEQVSLIHKVIENSPYPVILAGDFNSVPNSYEYYHLSDGLEDAFLTAGKGSATSFHDYKFPIRIDYVFSSKSVKAISYEVDRSVSISDHYPVIVKFSAESK; the protein is encoded by the coding sequence GTGAAGGTTTTCCGACTCATACTATTCGTTCTGCATCTGGGAATTCTATTTTTGCTGCTGGGCACATTATTGAATGCATATGTTCCACCGAAGATTTTTCCGTGGTTGAATCTGCTTTCCTTAGGTTTTCCGGTGCTTATGATCCTTTATGTCATTCTGACGATATTCTGGGTTTTCAGCTGGAAAAAAAGAGCGTTTGTATTTATGTTTGCGGGTCTTGCTTTTATTAATCCTGTAAAACGATGGGTTAACTATTCCGATAAAAAAGAAAATTCCGGGATAAAAGTAGTTTCTTTCAATACCAGAGCTGGTGGCAGAGGAAACAAAGAGATTGCCCCTTATCTGAAATCTCAGAATGCAGATGTTCTTTTTTTACAGGAAGATGCCGGTAAAGATTATCAATTTGAAGGGTATCAGAAAGCAAATCCTGGCGGAGGGTTAACGATTTTAACAAAGCATAAGATCATTAAGCAGCAGATCATAGATCCACAAGATGAAAATGTAAGAATTCCCGGACTGCAGGTTGATATAGAAATTAATGGTAGGATATATAGATTCATTGATGTTTATCTTAATCCTTTCCGGTTCGAAAAAGATATGGTGAAACTTAACGGAAATACCGACACCAACGAACAAAAAATAAAAGATGTCGTTAAAAGGCTCATTCCTACCTTTAAAAAACATCAGGAACAGGTTAGCTTGATTCATAAAGTAATTGAAAATTCACCTTATCCGGTCATCCTTGCCGGAGACTTTAATTCTGTACCCAATTCTTACGAATATTATCATTTATCAGATGGGCTTGAAGATGCGTTTTTAACGGCTGGGAAAGGCAGTGCAACCAGTTTTCACGACTATAAATTTCCAATCAGAATCGACTATGTCTTTTCTTCAAAATCAGTAAAGGCAATATCTTACGAAGTTGACCGTTCTGTAAGTATTTCAGATCATTATCCTGTCATCGTGAAATTTTCCGCGGAGAGCAAATAA
- a CDS encoding rhomboid family intramembrane serine protease, with amino-acid sequence MFNNIPPITRNIIIINVIVFIVTYFMGNQMIGYLAGFYPFSPFFHSWQVITHMFMHGSIMHILFNMMTLFSFGPILEQTLGDKKYLILYFASGLGAFFLFNLWNFVEVQQLSRELEQLGFNVNAYLSGASVEFTGNTDSILKQKELLESFKGIVATPMVGASGAIFGVVAAFATLYPDSKIGIMFIPVPIKVKYLLPIIVVVSVYLGLSGNGGGIAHLAHVGGALVGWLLALNWKKHLYRFN; translated from the coding sequence ATGTTTAACAATATACCGCCGATTACAAGAAATATTATTATCATCAATGTTATAGTATTTATTGTTACTTATTTCATGGGTAATCAGATGATTGGTTATCTCGCGGGATTTTATCCGTTCTCACCTTTTTTCCATTCATGGCAGGTTATTACCCATATGTTCATGCACGGAAGTATCATGCATATTTTATTTAATATGATGACTCTTTTTAGTTTTGGGCCCATTCTGGAGCAGACATTAGGAGACAAAAAGTATCTGATTTTATATTTTGCAAGCGGTTTAGGAGCCTTTTTCCTTTTTAATTTGTGGAATTTTGTTGAAGTTCAGCAGCTTTCCCGCGAGTTAGAGCAGCTTGGGTTTAATGTAAATGCATATTTGTCTGGTGCCAGTGTTGAGTTTACTGGGAATACAGATTCTATTCTTAAACAAAAAGAATTACTGGAAAGTTTCAAAGGTATTGTAGCCACGCCTATGGTAGGTGCTTCCGGTGCTATTTTCGGCGTCGTAGCTGCATTTGCAACATTATATCCTGATTCTAAAATTGGAATCATGTTTATTCCGGTACCTATAAAAGTAAAATACCTTTTGCCTATTATTGTTGTTGTTTCAGTATATCTTGGGCTTTCAGGGAATGGAGGCGGTATTGCTCACCTTGCCCACGTAGGTGGAGCTTTAGTAGGTTGGCTGTTGGCACTCAACTGGAAAAAACATTTGTACCGCTTCAATTAA
- the mutL gene encoding DNA mismatch repair endonuclease MutL, with protein MSDIIQLLPDHVANQIAAGEVVQRPASIVKELLENAIDADATKIELIIRDAGKNLIQVVDDGKGMSETDARMAFERHATSKIKGTEDIFKIATKGFRGEALASIAAVSQVELRTKQKDTSIGTNIYIEGGVFQFQDPVQTADGSNFLVKNLFYNVPARRKFLKNNNIEFRHVIDEFQRVALAHENLEFSLFHDDEAVFRLRKGSQMQRIVDVFGRKLQPLLIPIKEDIIWCKLHGFVAKPEGAKKARGEQFLFVNGRYFRSPYFNKAVQEAFEGLLQPGYVPSFFLFLELDPEKIDVNIHPQKTEVKFEDEHLIFALLRSTIKRSLGIYNVSPSLDFDRDPELDEMMNKPIPSKGNSGGSGFVKMPEIIVDKDYNPFLEERNVVHPEEIQNLTEMYHQNITAEPSKINLFEDEDFDEDLMRLPNGYWLFNKGDVTLMLDLGRMHRLLVSEGNKSTRKSNTNSHALLFSLEYHMNEIEKAKYNSIKKYLPELGFDMKIAHESVLRIDSLPEGLKETQAMQFLENLFEILEYKTEEEFLQYYHNQWNKMQSKSRFDFIYKKDAEQLIKDFTALGFPEFLPDGKRCYYEVPFNDFKNKF; from the coding sequence ATTCAGCTTTTACCGGATCATGTAGCCAACCAAATTGCAGCGGGAGAGGTGGTGCAGCGGCCTGCATCCATCGTGAAAGAACTTTTGGAAAATGCTATTGATGCAGATGCAACGAAAATTGAACTGATCATCAGAGATGCCGGTAAAAACCTTATTCAGGTGGTAGACGACGGAAAAGGAATGTCCGAAACAGATGCCCGTATGGCATTTGAAAGACATGCTACCTCCAAAATCAAAGGAACAGAAGATATCTTTAAAATTGCTACAAAAGGTTTCCGTGGTGAAGCACTGGCCTCTATTGCAGCGGTTTCTCAGGTGGAGCTCAGAACGAAGCAGAAAGACACATCTATCGGTACCAACATTTATATTGAAGGTGGAGTTTTCCAGTTTCAGGACCCGGTTCAGACCGCAGACGGATCAAATTTTTTAGTAAAAAATCTTTTTTATAACGTTCCTGCAAGAAGGAAGTTTTTAAAAAATAATAATATTGAATTCAGACACGTAATTGATGAATTTCAGCGTGTTGCATTGGCTCATGAGAATCTGGAGTTTTCCCTTTTCCATGATGATGAAGCTGTTTTCAGATTGAGAAAAGGAAGTCAGATGCAGCGTATTGTAGATGTTTTCGGAAGAAAGCTTCAGCCGCTTTTAATTCCTATCAAAGAAGATATTATCTGGTGTAAGCTTCATGGGTTTGTTGCTAAACCTGAAGGAGCCAAGAAAGCAAGAGGAGAGCAGTTTCTTTTTGTGAACGGGAGGTATTTCAGAAGCCCATACTTCAATAAAGCAGTACAGGAAGCTTTTGAAGGATTGCTTCAGCCGGGATATGTGCCTTCGTTTTTTCTTTTTCTGGAGCTTGATCCGGAGAAAATAGATGTCAATATTCATCCACAGAAAACCGAGGTGAAATTTGAAGATGAACATCTTATTTTTGCTTTGCTCCGCTCAACCATTAAAAGATCTTTAGGAATTTATAATGTTTCTCCAAGCCTTGATTTCGACAGAGACCCTGAATTGGATGAAATGATGAATAAACCTATTCCAAGCAAAGGAAATAGCGGTGGAAGTGGTTTTGTGAAAATGCCGGAAATCATCGTAGATAAAGATTATAACCCGTTCCTTGAAGAAAGAAATGTAGTGCATCCGGAAGAAATTCAGAATCTTACGGAAATGTATCATCAGAATATTACTGCTGAGCCTTCAAAGATCAATTTATTTGAAGACGAAGATTTTGATGAAGATCTGATGAGACTTCCGAACGGTTACTGGCTTTTCAATAAAGGAGATGTGACATTGATGCTGGATCTTGGAAGAATGCACAGGCTATTGGTTTCTGAAGGAAATAAATCTACCAGAAAATCAAACACAAACAGCCACGCCCTTCTTTTCTCTCTGGAATATCATATGAATGAAATTGAGAAGGCAAAATACAACTCGATCAAAAAATATCTTCCGGAATTAGGGTTTGACATGAAAATTGCTCATGAAAGTGTACTTCGAATAGATTCACTTCCTGAAGGCTTGAAAGAAACCCAGGCAATGCAATTCCTGGAAAACCTTTTTGAAATCCTGGAATACAAGACAGAAGAAGAATTTTTGCAGTATTACCATAATCAATGGAACAAAATGCAGTCGAAGTCAAGATTTGACTTTATTTATAAAAAAGATGCGGAACAGCTGATCAAAGACTTTACGGCATTAGGCTTCCCGGAATTTTTACCGGATGGCAAAAGATGCTATTACGAAGTTCCGTTTAATGACTTCAAAAATAAATTTTAA